A section of the Enterococcus montenegrensis genome encodes:
- a CDS encoding methylated-DNA--[protein]-cysteine S-methyltransferase, producing METIVMDRFTCSGHDFVVGRIKAGVCYIGTAAVAKKELTKFFKGWPITEDIGSSQDVKEQLTAYFNGQLEEFNFPLAFVGTDFQKQVWQKLVTVPYGKTIAYSELAQQVGNEKGVRAVANAVGRNPIMIVVPCHRIIGKNGRLTGYRGGIEMKVALLRQEGISEFAY from the coding sequence ATGGAAACTATTGTGATGGATCGTTTTACTTGTAGCGGCCATGATTTTGTCGTTGGTCGCATTAAAGCCGGCGTTTGTTATATTGGCACGGCAGCGGTAGCAAAAAAAGAGTTGACGAAGTTTTTTAAAGGCTGGCCGATAACGGAAGATATTGGGAGCAGTCAGGACGTAAAAGAACAATTAACAGCATATTTTAATGGTCAATTAGAAGAATTTAATTTTCCTTTGGCTTTTGTGGGAACCGATTTTCAAAAGCAAGTGTGGCAAAAATTAGTAACGGTCCCTTATGGTAAGACCATTGCCTACAGTGAATTAGCGCAACAAGTCGGTAATGAAAAAGGCGTGCGGGCAGTAGCCAATGCCGTCGGTCGTAATCCGATTATGATTGTTGTACCTTGTCACCGCATTATTGGAAAGAACGGGCGCTTAACGGGCTATCGTGGCGGAATAGAGATGAAAGTTGCGCTATTGCGGCAAGAAGGAATATCTGAATTTGCATATTAA
- a CDS encoding GIY-YIG nuclease family protein, producing the protein MTLQDKLKNLPETPGIYLMKDTHDAIIYVGKAKNLKRRVRSYFQKNQQHTKKVQRMIFNIADLEIRPVDTELDALLLECRLIQEIHPHYNRIMNYYQNYCYVDFTKTGPILTDIPTKTSLGPFRQYKKLPQILALLSETYLLPNVNNVTKKMILQQLPTVEQTPLSERLKNCQQFFAGKKTNLFNLLNARIAYSAKQQNFEHAQLIKEQLELCQHFYHYLLQRNEFCQKKQLTLKLPLGDDREKIYFIAYGVIVDTQIKKSSPAVTFPDKKFSPVILQKADVDPLDILRSYYARYH; encoded by the coding sequence ATGACTTTACAAGATAAACTAAAAAATTTACCAGAAACACCCGGAATATACTTAATGAAAGATACCCATGACGCTATTATTTATGTCGGTAAAGCGAAAAATTTAAAGCGACGCGTTCGCTCTTATTTTCAAAAAAATCAACAACATACCAAAAAAGTCCAACGTATGATTTTCAATATTGCTGATTTAGAAATTCGTCCAGTTGATACAGAATTAGATGCACTATTATTGGAATGTCGCCTAATCCAAGAAATTCATCCTCATTACAATCGCATTATGAACTATTATCAAAATTATTGTTACGTTGACTTTACTAAAACGGGGCCGATCTTAACTGATATCCCCACTAAAACCAGCTTGGGCCCTTTTCGTCAATATAAAAAACTGCCTCAAATTTTAGCGTTACTATCAGAAACGTACTTGTTGCCAAATGTAAATAATGTAACAAAAAAAATGATTCTTCAACAATTGCCCACAGTGGAACAAACACCACTCTCGGAGCGTCTAAAAAATTGCCAACAATTTTTTGCCGGTAAAAAGACAAACTTGTTCAATTTATTAAACGCCCGCATTGCTTACAGCGCCAAGCAGCAAAATTTTGAACACGCGCAGTTGATAAAAGAGCAATTAGAACTTTGCCAACATTTCTATCATTACCTGCTGCAGCGCAATGAATTCTGTCAAAAAAAGCAATTGACGCTAAAACTTCCCTTAGGAGACGACAGAGAAAAAATTTATTTTATCGCTTATGGCGTCATTGTAGATACACAGATAAAAAAAAGCAGCCCAGCTGTCACTTTTCCAGACAAAAAATTTTCACCTGTAATCTTACAAAAAGCAGACGTTGACCCTTTGGATATTTTAAGAAGCTATTATGCCCGCTATCACTAG
- the dtd gene encoding D-aminoacyl-tRNA deacylase has product MRAVIQRVKSASVAIDEKIVGEINQGFMILLGIHEEDTKEDVDYLVRKIAMMRVFEDEAGKLNLSIDAISGSILSISQFTLYADTKKGNRPSFVKAARPEQAIPLYEAFNDGLRQKGLEVETGEFGADMQVSLINDGPVTIIMDTRDK; this is encoded by the coding sequence ATGAGAGCAGTTATACAGCGGGTAAAATCAGCCAGCGTGGCAATTGATGAAAAAATCGTTGGAGAAATTAATCAAGGGTTTATGATTTTACTTGGCATTCATGAAGAAGATACAAAAGAAGATGTGGACTATTTAGTGCGTAAAATTGCCATGATGCGTGTTTTTGAAGATGAAGCAGGTAAGCTGAATTTAAGCATTGATGCTATTTCTGGTAGTATTTTGAGCATTTCACAATTTACGTTATATGCTGATACAAAAAAAGGAAATCGTCCGAGTTTTGTCAAAGCGGCGCGGCCAGAGCAGGCCATTCCGCTGTATGAGGCATTTAACGATGGTTTGCGTCAAAAGGGACTTGAGGTAGAAACGGGTGAATTTGGCGCCGATATGCAAGTTTCTTTAATCAATGATGGACCGGTAACCATCATTATGGATACGCGGGATAAATAA
- a CDS encoding RelA/SpoT family protein, producing MAKDEIVTGPGVIRLVSQYMSPEHVAFVQKALDYATEAHKEQFRKSGEPYIIHPIQVAGILAELHMDPHTVATGFLHDVVEDTPITLADLTRDFGSDVAMLVDGVTKLGKIKYKSHEEQLAENHRKMLIAMAQDLRVIMVKLADRLHNMRTLKHLREDKQRRIAKETLEIYAPLAHRLGISRIKWELEDTALRYLNPQQYYRIVHLMQSKRDEREAYVAETVEEIRVATEELDIYAEIYGRPKHIYSIYRKMVDQKKKFEEIYDLLAIRVIVDTIKDCYAVLGTIHTKWKPMPGRFKDYIAMPKANMYQSLHTTVIGPKGNPVEIQIRTHEMHEIAEFGVAAHWAYKEGKTDKVKPDKMTNQISWFREILELQDESYDASEFMEGVKGDIFSDKVYVFTPKGDVTELPQGSGPLDFAYSIHTDVGNKTTGAKVNGKMVQLDYKLKNGDIVEILTSPNSFGPSRDWLKFVATSKAKNKIKRFFKAQDREENVQKGHDAVYKTLQEMEFLPKDYMNKNKMADLLERFNYQSEDDLYAAVGYGEVSPTTVANRLTEEERRQKKEEKEKQKVQEMMNQPATKKEDRMKVRHDGGIVIEGADNLLIRISRCCNPVPGDDIVGYITKGRGISIHRRDCPNVNTPTAEKRLIEVEWEDTSNNSKEYDADLEIYGYDRSGLLNDVLQTVNAMTKRLQSVKAKSNKDKMATIRITVGIQNLTHLKQIVDKIKQIPEVYSVRRTKG from the coding sequence GTGGCAAAAGATGAAATCGTAACAGGCCCCGGTGTGATTCGTTTAGTTAGTCAATATATGAGCCCAGAACATGTGGCCTTTGTGCAAAAAGCATTGGATTATGCCACGGAAGCTCACAAGGAACAATTTCGTAAATCTGGCGAACCTTACATTATTCACCCCATTCAAGTTGCGGGGATTTTAGCTGAATTGCATATGGACCCACATACCGTTGCAACAGGATTTTTGCATGATGTGGTAGAAGATACACCCATAACTTTAGCCGATTTGACACGAGATTTTGGTAGTGATGTGGCGATGTTAGTGGATGGCGTCACAAAACTGGGGAAAATTAAATACAAATCCCATGAAGAACAACTAGCTGAAAATCACCGTAAAATGTTGATTGCCATGGCACAAGACTTGCGAGTTATTATGGTCAAATTGGCAGATCGCTTGCACAATATGCGAACATTAAAACATCTGCGAGAAGACAAGCAGCGCCGAATTGCCAAAGAAACATTGGAGATTTATGCGCCGTTAGCTCATCGTTTGGGGATTAGTCGAATTAAATGGGAACTAGAAGATACGGCTTTGCGGTATTTGAACCCACAGCAATATTACCGTATCGTTCATTTAATGCAGTCAAAACGAGATGAACGGGAAGCTTACGTGGCCGAAACAGTGGAAGAAATTCGGGTGGCCACAGAAGAGTTAGACATTTACGCGGAAATTTATGGTCGTCCCAAACACATTTACTCCATCTATCGCAAAATGGTAGATCAAAAGAAAAAATTTGAAGAAATTTATGACTTGTTGGCAATTCGCGTAATCGTAGATACGATTAAAGACTGTTATGCTGTTTTAGGGACCATTCATACAAAATGGAAGCCGATGCCAGGTCGGTTTAAAGATTATATTGCGATGCCAAAAGCCAATATGTATCAGTCGTTACACACGACCGTTATTGGTCCTAAAGGCAATCCTGTTGAAATTCAAATTAGAACCCATGAAATGCATGAAATTGCAGAGTTTGGGGTGGCAGCACACTGGGCCTATAAAGAAGGTAAGACAGACAAAGTAAAACCAGATAAAATGACGAACCAAATTAGTTGGTTTAGAGAAATTTTGGAACTACAAGATGAAAGCTATGACGCTTCAGAATTCATGGAAGGTGTTAAAGGGGACATTTTTAGCGATAAAGTATACGTCTTTACACCAAAAGGGGATGTAACGGAATTACCCCAAGGATCTGGACCACTAGACTTTGCCTACAGCATTCATACAGATGTTGGCAATAAGACCACTGGTGCAAAGGTCAATGGCAAGATGGTGCAGTTGGATTATAAACTGAAAAACGGCGATATCGTTGAGATTCTAACTTCACCGAATTCTTTTGGACCGAGTCGTGACTGGTTAAAATTTGTTGCCACAAGTAAAGCCAAAAATAAAATTAAACGCTTCTTTAAAGCACAAGATCGAGAAGAAAATGTGCAAAAAGGTCATGATGCAGTGTATAAGACATTGCAAGAAATGGAATTTTTACCAAAAGATTATATGAACAAAAACAAAATGGCAGATCTTTTGGAACGTTTTAATTATCAATCAGAAGATGATTTGTATGCTGCTGTTGGTTATGGTGAAGTTAGTCCGACAACTGTCGCAAATCGCTTAACAGAAGAAGAACGCCGTCAGAAAAAAGAAGAAAAAGAAAAGCAAAAAGTGCAAGAAATGATGAATCAGCCGGCGACTAAAAAAGAAGACCGTATGAAAGTTCGTCATGATGGCGGTATCGTAATTGAAGGCGCAGATAATTTACTCATTCGAATCAGTCGTTGTTGTAATCCAGTGCCAGGCGATGATATCGTCGGCTATATCACCAAAGGTCGGGGAATTTCGATTCATCGCCGGGATTGTCCCAATGTCAACACTCCAACGGCTGAAAAACGGCTCATTGAAGTAGAGTGGGAAGATACTTCCAATAATTCTAAAGAATACGATGCCGATCTAGAAATTTATGGTTACGATCGTTCGGGTCTTTTAAATGATGTCTTGCAAACAGTTAACGCTATGACCAAACGCCTGCAAAGTGTAAAAGCCAAATCAAATAAAGATAAAATGGCAACGATTCGCATTACCGTGGGTATTCAGAACTTAACACATTTGAAACAGATTGTTGATAAAATCAAACAAATTCCTGAAGTTTACAGTGTCAGACGAACAAAGGGGTAG
- a CDS encoding beta/alpha barrel domain-containing protein: MKVSEIISLRLVDPTMTDWDFKDQLLSLQNKPLKEIVVLPNHLERAKQLLAKTSIEIGTVIDYPLGNGTIAKKAFEVGKAFQSGADFLEITVSPTMLIQQSAKAKELNKTLQSLAMAWGEIRLRVDSRNLKELQKIEIAQQIKELGWHHLILGEGDSFDNAKHDATIFDYDAGKTVKLQINLTSVTSEQLQELILSGADSFGVLTLANLDLTAELREF; this comes from the coding sequence ATGAAAGTTAGTGAGATTATCAGTTTACGTTTGGTTGATCCGACGATGACAGACTGGGATTTTAAAGATCAACTTTTGTCATTACAGAACAAGCCTTTAAAAGAAATTGTTGTCTTGCCTAATCATTTGGAGCGGGCAAAACAGCTTCTAGCGAAGACATCCATTGAAATTGGTACGGTAATTGACTATCCTTTAGGCAATGGTACGATTGCAAAAAAAGCTTTTGAGGTTGGCAAAGCATTTCAAAGTGGCGCCGATTTTTTGGAAATTACTGTTTCACCTACGATGCTCATTCAACAAAGTGCAAAAGCAAAAGAGCTAAACAAAACATTACAATCTTTAGCAATGGCGTGGGGTGAAATACGCCTCCGGGTAGACAGCCGCAACTTAAAAGAATTGCAAAAAATCGAAATTGCCCAACAAATTAAAGAGTTGGGCTGGCACCATTTAATCTTAGGTGAAGGGGATTCTTTTGACAATGCCAAGCACGATGCGACAATTTTTGATTATGACGCGGGTAAAACTGTCAAGCTACAAATCAATTTAACCAGTGTAACAAGCGAACAGCTTCAAGAGTTAATTTTAAGTGGCGCTGATAGTTTTGGTGTTTTAACTTTAGCTAATTTGGATTTAACGGCAGAATTAAGGGAGTTTTAA